The following are encoded together in the Tepidiforma bonchosmolovskayae genome:
- a CDS encoding ArgK/MeaB family GTPase, with the protein MTAPALDELVAGAIALEKWPLARLVRLFEDARPEAVPGKAAAIAALEAHGALPRAMVAGFTGTPGSGKSTLVGELAARMVARDQAVSVAVLAIDPSSHRSGGSILGDRTRVHFPIGERRLYFRSQPSDRELGGMGRATYPVVRVLERLFDYVFVETVGIGQSEVEIERLADRVYLVLQPLGGDHIQFMKAGIMEVPHAFILNKCDVGAAARRSYHALRASIDFARPGEASPPPIYRTSALSGEGLDDVLADLAAHRTVRDPAGRRERDRYFLEKWVRDEYGRFGLELLERQGGAEGLLARAATFEAAQAAYRPPIAPPG; encoded by the coding sequence GTGACCGCTCCCGCGCTCGACGAGCTCGTCGCCGGCGCGATCGCGCTCGAAAAGTGGCCGCTCGCCCGGCTCGTCCGCCTCTTCGAGGACGCCCGCCCCGAGGCCGTCCCCGGGAAGGCGGCCGCCATCGCGGCCCTCGAAGCGCACGGCGCCCTGCCCCGCGCCATGGTCGCAGGCTTCACCGGCACGCCCGGCAGCGGCAAATCCACCCTCGTCGGCGAACTCGCTGCCCGTATGGTCGCCCGCGACCAGGCGGTCTCCGTCGCCGTCCTCGCCATCGACCCCTCCAGCCACCGCTCGGGCGGCTCCATCCTCGGCGACCGCACCCGCGTCCACTTCCCTATCGGCGAGCGGCGGCTCTACTTCCGCTCCCAGCCCTCCGACCGCGAGCTCGGCGGCATGGGCCGGGCAACCTACCCGGTCGTCCGCGTGCTCGAGCGGCTGTTCGACTACGTCTTCGTCGAAACGGTCGGCATCGGCCAGAGCGAAGTCGAAATCGAACGGCTGGCCGACCGCGTCTACCTCGTGCTTCAGCCGCTCGGCGGCGACCACATCCAGTTCATGAAGGCCGGCATCATGGAGGTGCCCCACGCCTTCATCCTCAATAAATGCGACGTCGGTGCCGCCGCCCGCCGGAGCTACCACGCCCTCCGCGCGAGCATCGACTTTGCCCGCCCGGGCGAGGCCTCGCCCCCGCCCATCTACCGCACCAGCGCGCTCTCCGGCGAAGGCCTCGACGATGTCCTCGCCGACCTCGCCGCCCACCGCACCGTGCGCGACCCCGCCGGCCGCCGCGAGCGCGACCGCTACTTCCTCGAGAAATGGGTGCGCGACGAGTACGGCCGCTTCGGGCTGGAGCTGCTCGAACGACAGGGCGGCGCCGAAGGGCTGCTCGCCCGGGCCGCCACCTTCGAAGCGGCGCAGGCCGCCTACCGGCCACCCATCGCCCCGCCCGGCTGA
- a CDS encoding protein meaA, with amino-acid sequence MSSPNDPGQAPAERLPHRLYDADGNPTKDRPWIFRTYAGHSSAAASNALYRKNLAAGQTGLSVAFDLPTQTGYSSDHPLALPEVGKVGVPINTIDDMHQLFEGIPLAEMNTSMTINATAMWLLALYIGVARERGEDVRKLQGTTQNDIIKEYLARGTYIFPPEASLRLIAEMYEYCLDNLPKWNASNICSYHLQEAGATPVQELAFALANAIGVLDTIRERGVVPADRFPEVVGRISFFVNSGIRFIEEMCKMRAFVELWDEITRDRYGVTDPKQRLFRYGVQVNSLGLTEQQPENNAWRILIEALGVTLSRKARCRALQLPAWNEALSLPRPWDQQWSLRLQQILAYETDLLEYPDIFDGSVVIESKVEELKRQAREEIARIEAMGGIRAAVESGYLKSQLVRSMSERVSKINSGELVIVGVNRWTDGLPSPLLTGEDGGIFKVDEAETRRTLEALAAVKAKRDPARVQAALEALEAAARSGANLMEPSIECALARVTTGEWADTLRRVFGEYRPPTGVEGQRLYVDSDRVAEVRRRAEEFVRRTGHRPRIVVGKPGLDGHSNGAEVIAVAARHCGFDVVYSGIRLTPEEIVQSAVEEAADVIGLSILSGSHLDLTRQVIEGLRAAGAGDSIPVIVGGIIPKDDHEALRALGVRQIFTPADFDLADVMSRIMDVVEEQAGVRAR; translated from the coding sequence GTGAGCTCACCGAACGACCCCGGGCAGGCCCCCGCCGAGCGCCTGCCCCACCGCCTTTACGACGCCGACGGCAACCCGACGAAGGACCGCCCCTGGATCTTCCGCACCTACGCCGGCCACTCCAGCGCCGCCGCCTCCAACGCCCTCTACCGGAAGAACCTCGCCGCCGGGCAGACCGGCCTCTCCGTCGCCTTCGACCTGCCCACCCAGACCGGCTACTCCTCCGACCACCCCCTCGCCCTGCCCGAGGTCGGCAAGGTCGGTGTGCCCATCAACACCATCGACGATATGCACCAGCTCTTCGAGGGCATCCCCCTCGCAGAGATGAACACCTCGATGACCATCAACGCCACCGCCATGTGGCTGCTCGCCCTCTATATCGGCGTCGCCCGCGAACGCGGCGAGGACGTCCGCAAGCTCCAGGGCACCACCCAGAACGACATCATTAAGGAATACCTCGCCCGCGGCACCTACATCTTCCCGCCCGAGGCGAGCCTCCGCCTCATCGCGGAGATGTACGAGTACTGCCTCGATAACCTGCCGAAGTGGAACGCCTCGAATATCTGCAGCTACCACCTGCAGGAAGCCGGCGCCACTCCCGTGCAGGAGCTCGCCTTCGCCCTCGCCAACGCCATCGGCGTCCTCGATACCATCCGCGAGCGCGGCGTCGTCCCTGCCGACCGCTTCCCCGAGGTCGTCGGCCGCATCTCCTTCTTCGTGAACTCCGGCATCCGGTTCATCGAAGAGATGTGCAAGATGCGCGCCTTCGTCGAACTCTGGGACGAAATCACCCGCGACCGCTACGGCGTGACCGACCCGAAGCAGCGGCTCTTCCGCTACGGCGTCCAGGTCAACTCGCTCGGCCTCACGGAGCAGCAGCCCGAGAACAACGCCTGGCGCATCCTCATCGAAGCCCTCGGCGTCACCCTCTCCCGCAAGGCGCGCTGCCGCGCCCTCCAGCTCCCCGCATGGAACGAGGCCCTCTCGCTCCCGCGCCCGTGGGACCAGCAGTGGTCGCTCCGCCTCCAGCAGATCCTCGCCTACGAAACCGACCTCCTCGAATACCCCGACATCTTCGACGGCTCCGTCGTCATCGAATCGAAGGTCGAAGAGCTCAAGCGGCAGGCCCGCGAGGAGATCGCGCGCATCGAAGCCATGGGCGGCATCCGCGCCGCCGTCGAATCCGGCTACCTGAAGTCCCAGCTCGTCCGCTCCATGTCCGAGCGGGTCAGCAAAATCAATTCCGGCGAACTCGTCATTGTCGGCGTCAACCGCTGGACCGACGGCCTCCCCTCGCCGCTCCTCACCGGCGAGGATGGCGGCATCTTCAAGGTCGATGAAGCCGAGACCCGCCGCACCCTCGAAGCGCTCGCCGCCGTCAAAGCGAAGCGCGACCCGGCGCGGGTGCAGGCCGCCCTCGAAGCCCTCGAAGCCGCGGCCCGCAGCGGCGCGAACCTGATGGAGCCCTCGATCGAGTGCGCCCTCGCCCGCGTCACCACCGGCGAATGGGCCGATACCCTCCGCCGCGTCTTCGGCGAGTACCGCCCGCCCACCGGCGTCGAGGGGCAGCGCCTCTACGTCGACAGCGACCGCGTCGCCGAGGTCCGCCGCCGCGCCGAGGAGTTCGTCCGCCGCACCGGCCACCGCCCGCGGATCGTCGTCGGCAAGCCCGGCCTCGATGGCCACTCCAACGGCGCCGAAGTGATCGCCGTCGCGGCCCGCCACTGCGGCTTCGATGTCGTCTACTCCGGCATCCGCCTCACGCCCGAGGAGATCGTCCAGAGCGCCGTCGAAGAGGCCGCCGATGTTATCGGCCTCTCCATCCTCTCCGGCTCCCACCTCGACCTCACCCGGCAGGTGATCGAAGGGCTGCGGGCCGCCGGCGCCGGCGACTCCATCCCCGTCATCGTCGGCGGCATCATCCCGAAGGACGACCACGAAGCCCTCCGCGCCCTCGGTGTCCGCCAGATCTTCACCCCGGCCGACTTCGACCTCGCTGACGTGATGAGCCGCATCATGGACGTCGTCGAAGAACAGGCCGGCGTCCGCGCCCGGTGA
- a CDS encoding electron transfer flavoprotein subunit alpha/FixB family protein encodes MAGILVIAEANEGALSSISGELLGAARKLAGEGAGTVTAFVAGSEALGKELIALGADAAIVDTNPALQGALAEVYLPAVQAALQQSGADIVLMGQTALGRDLGPMLAFALDTAVSMETVDLKYQGKLIATRSCYGGNARAEVSFKNAPAIATVKAKSFDALPADASRTGAVTTIDVAGEARIKILGVQKAESTGIRLEDAPVVVSGGRGLGDPSGFKLLEELAALLKGATGASRAACDLGWYPPSQQVGLTGKVVSPNLYIAVAISGASQHMAGMAGSKNIVAINKDPDANMVKVAKYAVIDDYRKVVPALIEEIKKLG; translated from the coding sequence ATGGCAGGAATCCTGGTCATCGCAGAAGCCAACGAGGGGGCGCTGTCCTCCATCTCGGGCGAGCTCCTCGGCGCCGCCCGCAAGCTGGCCGGCGAAGGCGCCGGAACCGTCACCGCCTTCGTCGCCGGGAGCGAAGCGCTCGGCAAGGAGCTCATCGCCCTCGGCGCCGATGCCGCCATCGTCGACACCAACCCCGCGCTCCAGGGCGCCCTCGCGGAGGTCTACCTCCCCGCCGTTCAGGCCGCGCTCCAGCAGTCGGGCGCCGATATCGTCCTCATGGGCCAGACGGCCCTCGGCCGCGACCTCGGCCCCATGCTCGCCTTCGCCCTCGACACCGCCGTCTCGATGGAGACCGTCGACCTGAAGTACCAGGGCAAGCTGATTGCGACCCGCTCCTGCTACGGCGGCAACGCCCGCGCCGAGGTCTCCTTCAAGAACGCGCCGGCCATCGCCACCGTGAAGGCGAAGTCGTTCGATGCCCTCCCGGCCGATGCCTCCCGCACCGGCGCCGTCACCACCATCGACGTCGCCGGCGAAGCCCGCATCAAGATCCTCGGCGTCCAGAAGGCCGAGAGCACCGGCATCCGCCTCGAAGATGCCCCGGTGGTCGTCTCCGGCGGCCGCGGCCTTGGCGACCCCTCCGGCTTCAAGCTGCTCGAAGAGCTCGCCGCCCTCCTCAAGGGCGCCACGGGCGCGAGCCGCGCCGCCTGCGACCTCGGCTGGTACCCGCCGAGCCAGCAGGTCGGCCTCACCGGCAAGGTCGTCTCGCCCAACCTCTACATCGCCGTCGCCATCTCCGGCGCCAGCCAGCACATGGCGGGCATGGCCGGCTCCAAGAACATCGTGGCCATCAACAAAGACCCCGATGCCAACATGGTGAAGGTGGCCAAGTACGCCGTCATCGACGACTACCGGAAGGTCGTCCCCGCGCTCATCGAGGAGATCAAGAAGCTCGGCTGA
- a CDS encoding ammonium transporter, producing the protein MERRTWLRKLHRPLAVLGGAIFAMAAISAAAAQEPTTEEHVADLLKAVDTAWLLIAGSLVFFMQAGFAMLTGGFVRSKNTANILMKNMIDACVGGLLFWAFGYGLAYGTSSSSNGFIGLGDFFFNNYESFASWFFQYAFAAAAATIVAGSLAERLKFSAYLVYTVVISGFIYPVVVHWAWDVNGWMSAFNKDPFLASGYIDFAGSGVVHMVGGWAGVVGAALLGARLGKYGPGKQVNAIPGHNISIATLGMFILWFGWYGFNPGSTLALTGGGAALAAKVAVNTTLAACAGGVAAVLYSKILTTRYDPGLLINGILAGLVGITAPCATVDPWAAVVIGAVASFLMYLAVLGLDVIRIDDPVGAFPVHGIGGLWGVIAVGLFSSQTGLEQAGYSDPSKYGLLLGGGFEQLGAQLVGAASIIAWVVVTAFILFFGIKVTIGMRVPPEEEEKGLDLLEHGLDSYPDFGPTGPGVFSPGA; encoded by the coding sequence ATGGAGAGGCGCACCTGGCTGCGCAAATTGCACCGGCCGCTCGCTGTGTTGGGCGGCGCCATCTTCGCCATGGCGGCGATTTCGGCCGCCGCGGCCCAGGAACCGACGACGGAGGAGCACGTCGCCGACCTCCTGAAGGCCGTCGACACTGCCTGGCTCCTCATCGCCGGGTCGCTCGTGTTCTTCATGCAGGCGGGCTTCGCCATGCTGACCGGGGGGTTCGTCCGCTCGAAGAACACCGCGAACATCCTGATGAAGAACATGATTGACGCCTGCGTCGGGGGCCTCCTGTTCTGGGCCTTCGGCTATGGCCTGGCCTACGGCACGTCGAGCTCCTCGAACGGGTTCATCGGCTTGGGCGACTTTTTCTTCAACAACTATGAGAGCTTTGCGAGCTGGTTCTTCCAGTACGCGTTTGCGGCGGCGGCAGCCACCATCGTGGCCGGGTCGCTGGCCGAGCGGCTGAAGTTCAGCGCGTACCTTGTTTATACGGTCGTGATTTCCGGGTTCATCTACCCGGTGGTGGTCCACTGGGCCTGGGACGTCAACGGCTGGATGTCGGCCTTCAACAAGGACCCGTTCCTTGCCAGCGGCTACATCGACTTCGCCGGCTCGGGCGTGGTGCACATGGTCGGCGGGTGGGCCGGCGTGGTGGGGGCGGCGCTGCTGGGCGCCCGCCTCGGGAAGTACGGCCCGGGCAAGCAGGTCAACGCCATTCCCGGGCATAACATCAGCATCGCCACGCTGGGCATGTTCATCCTCTGGTTCGGCTGGTACGGGTTCAACCCGGGCTCGACGCTGGCGCTGACGGGCGGCGGCGCGGCCCTGGCGGCCAAGGTGGCAGTCAATACGACGCTTGCGGCCTGCGCCGGCGGCGTGGCAGCCGTCCTGTACTCCAAGATCCTCACGACCCGGTACGACCCCGGCCTGCTGATCAACGGCATCCTCGCCGGTCTGGTGGGCATCACGGCGCCGTGTGCCACGGTCGACCCGTGGGCGGCGGTCGTCATCGGCGCGGTCGCCTCGTTCCTGATGTACCTGGCGGTCCTCGGGCTCGATGTCATCCGCATCGACGACCCGGTCGGCGCCTTCCCGGTCCACGGCATCGGCGGGCTCTGGGGCGTGATTGCGGTCGGCCTCTTCTCCAGCCAGACCGGGCTGGAGCAGGCCGGCTACAGCGACCCCTCGAAGTACGGGCTCCTGCTTGGCGGCGGCTTCGAGCAGCTCGGCGCCCAGCTGGTGGGCGCGGCGTCGATCATCGCGTGGGTCGTCGTCACCGCGTTCATCCTCTTCTTCGGCATCAAGGTGACGATCGGGATGCGCGTCCCGCCGGAGGAGGAGGAGAAGGGGCTCGACCTGCTCGAGCACGGGCTCGACTCCTACCCGGACTTCGGGCCGACGGGCCCCGGCGTCTTCAGCCCGGGCGCGTAG
- a CDS encoding electron transfer flavoprotein subunit beta/FixA family protein, with protein sequence MNIVVCVKQIPDPETPAASFKVDEVAKKVIPAQGIAPVVNPYDPQATEAALRLKEAAGTGKVTVISLGPDSARDAIKHALAMGADEGVLITGPEFEDIDNFQTAKALAAAIQKLGGADLVLTGRAAADWDMGVVPLGIAQALGVPCVTVAKAIEKNGAGLKVERVLEDGFQTVETPLPAVVSVSNEFGEPRYPQLRQIMLAAKKTVQVWGANDLGIAGEMGKENRRLVLEALYVPKVESNVEIIEGDTPEEKARNLAQKLRAAKLI encoded by the coding sequence GTGAACATCGTCGTCTGTGTCAAGCAAATCCCTGACCCCGAGACCCCGGCCGCGTCCTTCAAGGTCGATGAGGTTGCCAAGAAGGTCATCCCGGCCCAGGGCATCGCCCCGGTCGTCAACCCGTACGACCCGCAGGCCACCGAGGCTGCCCTCCGCCTGAAGGAGGCCGCCGGCACCGGCAAGGTCACCGTCATCAGCCTCGGCCCCGATTCGGCCCGCGACGCCATCAAGCACGCCCTCGCCATGGGCGCCGATGAGGGCGTCCTCATCACCGGCCCCGAGTTCGAGGACATCGATAACTTCCAGACCGCGAAGGCCCTCGCCGCCGCCATCCAAAAGCTCGGCGGCGCCGACCTCGTCCTCACCGGCCGCGCCGCAGCCGACTGGGACATGGGCGTCGTCCCGCTCGGCATCGCCCAGGCCCTCGGGGTCCCCTGCGTCACCGTCGCCAAGGCGATTGAAAAGAACGGCGCCGGCCTCAAGGTCGAGCGCGTCCTCGAAGACGGCTTCCAGACGGTCGAAACGCCGCTCCCCGCCGTCGTCTCCGTCTCGAACGAGTTCGGCGAGCCCCGCTACCCGCAGCTCCGCCAGATCATGCTCGCCGCCAAGAAGACCGTGCAGGTCTGGGGTGCGAACGACCTCGGCATCGCCGGCGAAATGGGCAAGGAGAACCGCAGGCTCGTCCTCGAGGCCCTCTACGTCCCGAAGGTCGAGAGCAACGTCGAGATCATCGAGGGCGACACCCCCGAAGAGAAGGCCCGCAACCTCGCCCAGAAGCTCCGGGCCGCGAAGCTGATCTAA
- a CDS encoding MFS transporter — MPIVLARQQRAVFSRRWLQVAAAAMFINTSYGTLSYAFSVFVTESGPGGEFGAGVVSAGFGAALLVSGVSGIFAGTVADLLGTRRLMAGGAVLGCGGLALLAAAREPWQFVAVLAVVLGPAMAATFYEPVYVLMNRWFPAEERPRAYGVLTLLSGFSITIFTPLTRWLVDGLGWRAAMVVLGGILLAVGTAVPAVIREPAAPARARLTPQGFLREAAAGVRQANRAFWLFTLAFFVATVAFSGFQFHLVAGLEGRGFAPGGVAWAIAVTGIVSLPARLLLPLLSERISSPALLALCFTGVAGAALTTAVADSWWQVWVVVGLFGTVFGAIYPLRALVISERFAGPYFGRLIGLQALFVATGRAAGPAAIGLAGTSPPGYELGFRVAAAVLVASAAVTWLALDRRPG, encoded by the coding sequence ATGCCGATCGTGCTGGCCCGCCAGCAACGCGCTGTGTTCTCCCGCCGGTGGCTGCAGGTCGCGGCCGCCGCCATGTTCATCAACACCAGCTACGGCACGCTGTCCTATGCGTTCTCAGTGTTTGTGACGGAGAGCGGGCCGGGCGGGGAGTTCGGCGCCGGGGTCGTCTCGGCAGGGTTCGGGGCGGCGCTGCTCGTGAGCGGCGTGTCCGGCATCTTCGCCGGCACGGTGGCTGACCTGCTGGGGACGCGCCGGCTGATGGCCGGCGGCGCCGTGCTGGGCTGTGGGGGGCTGGCGCTCCTCGCGGCCGCACGGGAGCCGTGGCAGTTCGTGGCGGTCCTCGCGGTGGTCCTCGGTCCCGCGATGGCGGCCACCTTCTACGAGCCGGTCTACGTGCTGATGAACCGCTGGTTCCCGGCCGAGGAGCGGCCGCGGGCGTACGGTGTCCTGACCCTGCTGAGCGGCTTCAGCATCACGATCTTCACGCCGCTGACGCGGTGGCTGGTCGACGGCCTCGGGTGGCGGGCGGCGATGGTGGTGCTGGGGGGCATCCTGCTCGCCGTGGGGACGGCGGTACCGGCGGTTATCCGCGAGCCGGCGGCGCCGGCGAGAGCGCGCCTGACGCCCCAAGGCTTCCTGCGTGAGGCGGCCGCCGGGGTCCGCCAGGCGAACCGCGCGTTCTGGCTGTTCACCCTGGCGTTCTTCGTGGCGACGGTGGCGTTCAGCGGCTTCCAGTTCCACCTGGTTGCGGGGCTGGAAGGTCGCGGGTTCGCCCCGGGAGGGGTGGCCTGGGCGATTGCCGTGACGGGCATCGTCAGCCTGCCGGCCCGTCTCCTGCTGCCGTTGCTTTCGGAGCGGATCTCGAGCCCGGCATTGCTTGCGCTCTGTTTCACGGGCGTGGCCGGGGCCGCGCTTACCACCGCCGTCGCCGATTCGTGGTGGCAGGTGTGGGTTGTGGTCGGGCTGTTCGGCACGGTCTTCGGCGCGATCTACCCGCTGCGGGCCCTGGTCATCTCAGAGCGGTTCGCAGGCCCGTACTTCGGGCGGCTCATCGGGCTGCAGGCCCTCTTCGTGGCGACAGGCCGTGCGGCGGGCCCGGCAGCGATCGGGCTGGCGGGCACTTCGCCGCCGGGGTATGAGCTCGGCTTCCGGGTGGCCGCAGCGGTCCTGGTCGCGAGCGCGGCCGTCACCTGGCTGGCCCTGGACCGACGGCCGGGCTGA